gcaaagtattatttatgttgcacggggtgatcctttaggctaaaaaacacaGGACCCCCTTTTCTTTTATATGTTTATTTTTCACACTTAGTCATCAAATATAGACTAATCAAGGTGTACCTTGTAACCTCCAAAGACTTGTATAGTCTGGTTTTTTCCCGATTTCCTTTACAGTTGTTCAGAATAAAACCTTTAAATTCCTTGTCTTCCTTCACTTATATGATCACTTAGGACAATTATAATTCGATAATCCCACATAATTTAAACTTCGactgggacccacagttgtggacctcgaagagtgcctaacactttctctttgaggtaatttgagcccttacccgatctttggtgacgtagactagttaaactgagttatttgcaaataggtgtcttaacgcaccttaaaaattgttaggtggcgactctcctcttttaatacccatttataAAGGTggcacatgtcgaaacccgcttttgagagaaaaaggggcgcgacaaaTACCATTCCGGGGttatttttacaaaagtcaaaccttgatcaactctcaCAACTTAGGCTTCCAAACTAGGAACTAGGTgctccaaatcaatccaaaacctccccgaaatcaaaccaactatcccctcaagtcacataacaacaaatacatGCACGGGAAGCTTCATAAGAAAAAAcgtggctcaaatacacaaaacgatcaGCCGGATCGTTACATAATGATGATGACGAACAAATAACAAATGAAGTTagaaaaatagtaaataataaatttttatattcattttattataATGTATTCTTATTCGTTTTGAATGAAGTTATATTTTCAGATTACTTGTAGTGCAGCCAATATAATTATGATATTTGGCTATCATCCAAAAGTTATTCGATGAATTTATTAGCCGTTTATTTAATTGAACTATTATTATTGCGTAGATAAGAGGAAAATAACGATTTTGTAAGACCCTATCTAATGCGATCAAATAAATCAAATCATACTTTGATATGATTAATATTCTTTAATAATAGCCGCGTATCACGCGGATAATAATACCAgttaaataaaaaaagagaatGAAATCTTGGCTTGACTTGCAGTAGGCCGAGCTGGCCACCAACTTGGCTCAGCTAGGGGGACTGGAACCCACATggcttttccttctctttttctatttctttttgtgACATCTTTCCTACACCccacattttttctttctttgtttaaaTAGTACAACTCTGACTAGAGGTTAGCACATTAAAGACTAGATATTCCCTACACAAGGTAAGCCTCCTGTACCAGTACTAGAAGTAGGGATATATTAATGTGAAATATCCACTCCTCTTCACAAATATGGAACGCTACTTATATGTTACTTACTTCGTGAATATAAGATTTATCACTGATgatataatataaataaatataaacaATCATGTCACTTAAAAGTAAGTTGAACTTTTAAAAAAGTTGATAACTTGCAAAAGAAATGAATATTTTACTAGGATTGGTCAAATTACACTGAGCATATAATTTGCTTTGCACAATTTCTCACTGGAAATGTTATCAAATTGTTTTGCAATCTTTATTTTTCTCTAATTTTATATTTAGAACAAACTTCAGAAAAGTTAACACTTGATTTTACCATTATGGCCTTCTCCTTTTTCTTTATCCCTCActcatataaaaaataaaatctgaCCTTTCCCCCACGTTCTCTCCCCTCCTTTCTCTTTCTCTCGCTTTCTCCTCTCCATTTCTTCAATCTTCTCTGTATATTTCTTCAATGGATAAACCAGAAACCTCATTCAACGAACCCGAACCGGAATCTCGAACCggttcatcatcatcaacaacaatcaTAACCCACCACTTAACGGTTCCGCCCGGTCTAACTTCACAAGAATTCCAAGAACTGAGTCCATCCATCACTGAGTTCCACTCTTACCGAGTCAACTCGGGCCAATGCTCTTCCCTACTTGCGCAGCGCATCCACGAGCCGGAAGCTACCGTCTGGACCGTGGTCCGCCGGTTCGACAAGCCCCAAACGTACAAGCACTTCATCAAGAGCTGTTCGGTAAGTGAAGACTTTCGGATAGCAGTGGAGTCCACCCGTGACGTCAGCGTCATCTCTGGTTTACCGGCTGCTACCAGTACCGAACGGCTCGATATCTTGGACGATGACCGGCACGTAACCGGGTTTAGTATCATTGGTGGTGACCACCGGCTGAGGAATTACCGGTCTGTTACGACGGTGCATGGATTCGAACGTGATGGGGAGATCTGGACCGTTGTTTTGGAATCTTACGTTGTTGATGTACCTGAAGGGAATACGGAGGAAGATACCCGTCTTTTTGCTGATACTGTTGTCAAGTTGAACCTTCAGAAGTTGGCTACTGTAACAGAAACTTTGGCACGTGAAGCTGCTGCTGGTGATGATGGTGATGCGAGTCACAGGTGAATGATGTGAATAATCCAAAtcacaaaaaggaaaagaaaagaaaagaaattgttcttctttttttttcctttgtcaATGTTCTTGTTCTTTTTGGTTCTTTTTCTATTGCCTTTTGTGGGTGTTTTTATGCCAAATGGATTCATAAAAAGAAAGAATTTTGGTTTATATGGTAACGCACAGAATCAAGAATCTTGAGATGAATGATATTGTTTGCGTTCTGTAACTTCATTTTCTGAGAAGGAAAAGGAAATGGTCTCTTCTTTTAGCTTCAATTGTATATGGAGTCCTGTTTTTCAAGAGAAAGTGGAAACTTTAGTTGTTTTTTTTCTCGAACTGATCAGCTTATTAATCACTATTTCTTAAATTGTTTTTGGGAGAAGCGTGGGTCTTGAATAAAGGAACAGGAAGCCAGAACAAGGAGAGGCACATAAGGTGAAATTTGAACTCCGCAACCACTTAGTTGTATATATAGTGAAATTAGAATAAATTGTTTCTAAAAAATTACAACTATTAGCTTGTAACTTTAGTGTTAATTTTTCAACATTTATCATTTCTTAAGATTTAATGTAACATTTCCAAGTGTCCAATTCCCACAATATTTCCTATTATATGAATTGTAGTTAACATGTGAGCTacgatttttcaaaaatttggagTAACCGACTTGTTATTTGTATTGCTGTTCTTGCACATATAATGTGACTGAAATTATGAGCAGTAGAAATTGCAAGAAGTGCTGAAGAGGGTGAAGATGTTAGTTACTTGTAAATGGAAAGTGGGGACCATTTACGATTAGATTGCG
The DNA window shown above is from Nicotiana tomentosiformis chromosome 8, ASM39032v3, whole genome shotgun sequence and carries:
- the LOC104121106 gene encoding abscisic acid receptor PYR1, which translates into the protein MDKPETSFNEPEPESRTGSSSSTTIITHHLTVPPGLTSQEFQELSPSITEFHSYRVNSGQCSSLLAQRIHEPEATVWTVVRRFDKPQTYKHFIKSCSVSEDFRIAVESTRDVSVISGLPAATSTERLDILDDDRHVTGFSIIGGDHRLRNYRSVTTVHGFERDGEIWTVVLESYVVDVPEGNTEEDTRLFADTVVKLNLQKLATVTETLAREAAAGDDGDASHR